The sequence below is a genomic window from Cicer arietinum cultivar CDC Frontier isolate Library 1 chromosome 6, Cicar.CDCFrontier_v2.0, whole genome shotgun sequence.
GGTAAAAAATAGTCTGACTTTTATTAACAAAAAGAAACTTCAGactcaaaaaaatatttctattttgatttcttAATGTGTACtgtatttgtctttttttataagtaaagtTTATTTTCTTCTGATTATTATCAAATGCGAACTGAAAAATTAAGTAAACTATGATACATAGCTGCGGACATTTCCGTGTTTATTGCCATACACAACGCGTACGACAAACGGCATATAATACTCCCtgtacttaaaaaaatatggtgttcattatatatatatatacctaaaataatttttggattTGTATATATTCACTTCATTTCTAATtataagtatttaaaaaaatttatctttcaaTAAGTTTTTGtgcaaattattatttttatttatgattttttttaaaacttacacttataaatactaatattttattttgaaatgcaAAAAGTTGACATTAAGTATATTTATGTACAATGTACAATTCAGTACTTTCTTCTCTTCTATCTTtagtttaagtttttttttttttttaactctttaagaaaattaagatataattatgatgtattttttttaaagatattaatGGTATTAATTAGCATttgaaaaaaagttaatttaagaATAGACTATGAGTCCTTATATTTTGAGAGTAATGGGATAAATATATAGCTTTAAAGTACAAGGACATGCTTTTCAATGTGGTGTACAAAAGAAGGCTTGACTTACTAGAGTATTTAGTGCTACCTTATATTTTCAATAAGATTTTAAAGCAAAACTAACTATAGGTAGCGACAGTAAAGGAAACATTTCATCTTCCTTACCTGATTTGCAAGATTCACATTTTGGTAGCTATTACAATTAGGAGTCGAAGAAAACTCAGCATccgattttaatttttctaatgaGATGTAagatttaacttttttatttttatatatattgagatTTGGATTTCCACTCAACaccaattcatatatataaaattataaattcatatttattatgattaatataataaaatttaaaaatattaaaattgcattttgTACAACgataaaattatactttttaatatatatatatttaatatgtaaatgtgtattaaatttaaaaatgataatactTTTGGTTAGACGTATTTGATGCGTGCGGGATGAAGATCAATATTCTCAAACTCGTCTCAACCTCTAAACATCCCATCAAAGTGAGTTTTTTCCAATCAAATCGGAACGAGTTCAAGTGGGTACCCGATGGTGCCTGTTGTCATCCCTATATTTTGATATTGTTTTTTAAGATTTTGtgaaatgttttttaaattttatactcTCTTTCTTGTcctttttataagagatcattgGGTTAAAATTTTATACTTCCTatgattatattataaattaaatacatcaactttaattgatcaaaattttaattcaaatatcttttataaaaatgatcAAAGACAGTATTTTGCaccaaatatttattaaagaaattaagaaaagtcactaaaaaaattaaaaaaggtaaaaacaaattttatactTTAAAAGGTAAATGATAACAAGTTCGCCAAAGACATTTAGTTAAgacatcaaaaacaaaaatatattttttaaagttgtgtATTGAACGTGTTTTATGtcttaaaagataatttttcttacataagttttatttgtttgtttccttttttaattaattaacaagtaTACTTGAGGGTACTAATTGTCGTCGACTAAATACTACTAAATAAGGAGAAGTTATAATTGGTACGGTTTAATACTAAAATTAGATGAAGAAAAAGATGCGGTcgataaaaaaatactttagtattttatgtaaaaatgtgTGAAAAATGGAAAAAAGTATTTGCTAATGACACCCATAAGCAAATACTTCAGTGTTTTTTTCTCCATATATCtgtaaaaatttgatgaaattagaGTTCTCtttgaataaaattttagtagTATAGTTATAAGGTCGTTGATATgcgaattttttaatttaaattcaatattttttgctCTTAAAATGTGTCactcattaaattatttaacaaaagaatttaaaataaattaaccaaTTCTTTTAGGCaaaatttatgttgttaatattagatactttatatttattattcctAAATTTTTGATAATATACACAATTagctttattaatttttttttttgttaaaaaaatcttaGACAAATTAGTATGTGGAGTTTATTAAGGTAAGCCATATCTTAAGGTTCAAAAAATGctaatatatgtatttatatataaagttaTTATTGGCGAAGGAGTTAACTTGAGTCTATAAAATTTGAGTTGATTTATTACCAATTAATCATTCTAATTATTAACTAGCTTTTAGTAATTCAAGAAGACAGATGTTGAGaaggaataaaaaaataagtgaaaaatatattatacattagttaaaatataggctaaataccacctgtagtctcttaacttaattttagttaatgttttagttctttattttattttttttcgatttggtcatttgttttaattttaagtaacaatttgatctttaatgttttaaaatgtcaacaatgttatccttattttttttaaaaattcaaaaaatttataaaaatttcaaataaaacccataaaattaattatcttcctcaatataatacaatttcatcaaattcataacttaaatctttaaataaactcatatttttaactctaacaacatcaaataaagaatgacaaatatgactttacttgaagatttgagttatgaattttattttatattaaagaatataattaattttataggttttgtttgaaaattttgatgaatttttgtaaggataacattgttgacattttaaaacataaaagatcaaattgccacttaaaattaaaataaaggaccatatcgaaaagaaaaaaaaaagataaaggactaaaacgttaactgaaattaagttaagggaccacgagtAATATTTagcaaaaaaaatatactacctcatttattttatatgttagatttaaatttgaaatttgaatcaTTTTATATTGAAATCCAATATAAGgattatataggtgatttcattattaaaatttgttggccacactttatattttttttaaaaatttgaatttcaacACAAGAGGATTTAGATCATGTCTTAAATTTGTACTGGCATGTTATGACGAAGAAAATAATTGTTCACTTGAGAGAGAAATACACATtcataatgataatgatgtgataaatataatatgttaaaaatgtgataaaaaaaaaaggaaaaaaatgttggatttGTATAGAAAAGTTTTCTTCCAATAGTTTCTATATATTTGGACTTACATATCATAAATATCAAGTATGAACCAATAATTGTTGTCCGAGCAGGTGGTAGATACTATCCATATTAATGGAGAAAGTTGGTTTTTTATGGGTCAGCCGAATAATGTGAGCACACACATGGATTATTTGACAGTTGCTAACGTCATTAGATCTCATAGTTTTCCACTTTGTTCAACCCATATATATATTGTGTTGAAAATATTGAGCACACCTTTGGTCACTCATGTGGTCGAGGATAGAGGATAACTATACATAAGCGCGCGACATGATTCTTGGGCAAGTATGTTGCTTAGCAGCAACAACAACTGTTGCAATAGCCGCGAGTAATGAGCCACAACGGACAACTCCAGCGCAATGTTGAGTTAAATGTAATATCAACGCAACGCTTCTTTACTTTTTTGTGCAACGCAACCTTGTGTTTCAATATTGTTATTTGCGGCGAGTTTGACGCTTTTTGATAGCCTACACTCTCATATAAAGATGACATTGGTGAGTTTGGTGACATCATTTGAATTTATAGGCGTAATCCCTCTACTTTATATAGAACTCTAGTGTTAAAAGGCAAACGGACGGAGCTATTTAATTGTTATCTATAACGGTCATGTTCTTaactaattttcaaattttgatgGAAATATCTCTTCTATTGaacatgttattataaatttgtaaaccaaaaaaatagaccaaataaaaaatacgtgagattaaattaataactctatataaatattagttaaatgaGATATATCTATGTCTTGTATAATTTAGtaactatattattatatttttattttatctagcCTATGAAAAAAGTATAAACATATAATGAGTTGGGACGGGAGAGAGGGGGGCAACCACCattgataaatgataaatatacttaaatgttttaatttttttattttgatcaaataatttagtagTTAAATTTACACATGTGTTTACATATTGATATTCTAACAGCTACCAAATAAATTGTATCAATAAAACAGaatcatttttaatatgtttaaaacataaatttttgcTTTTAATTAAGTGTATAGGTAAGTATTTCATTGATTAATAGATCTTGTTAACAAAtactctaaaaatataaattaaacaattaaaagaTCTTCGTAGAAGTTTTGAGTTGAATAACAACACTTTCaaactaatatttaataattaaaaaaaaaaataaacatactATTTTTAAGATATTAGTAATACGGTCTTTaatctcaaatataaatataaataaataataaaattaatatatttaatttaaatttaaattaaatatttatttttatttttatttttatttaaaatcagaGTAATAGTAGTATATTGATTCATTAACATGTATTTAtaatcttaatttttgtttgagttgtaaatttaataacaaaaatttaatattataatttttaaaaataaaattcaaatctctaaaaatatcatgtattaataataacttgtagtttcttatttatttttaaaaattcattaacATGTTTTTGAAGTTATTAACAAAAAGTGTTTTctcttaaaaaacaaaaaggtattttctcttaaaaaacaaaaaagtgttCTTAAAGAATTGGGTAGCGTTTGCATTAGTTAAGTAATAAATTAATGAGTTTAGGATTGGTGGTGTGGTGCACCGACTACAAATGGTAGAACTAGAAACAAGTAAATAAAGAGATTTTGTAGTATCCTATTTGGGTCCCACAGGAAGCGCTCCGTGTTGACTGCTACGTGTTAAATGTCTGAGTATACAGTGCCTGGCACGTGTGTACCGTTTTTGCCGTCTAGATAActgttgttttttgttttttttttaattataaaaaatccaCTCTTTTACTCCACCTGTTTAGTTTAATATTGCGGCTAGTGGATAGCTTGCTTCCAAGTAATTGAAGAAGGAGGCAGGAAGGAATTTTGAAAATACTCAACACGAATATAATCATATTCGAAAATTTAGTGTATGTCATAATAACAAGGTGAGGGAGGAGTAAGAAGCAAGATACATAATGACGAGTAAAgtgtaaattgaaaaagaaagaaaaaggcattcagttttagttttagttttagttttttaaatttatttggcaattttatttttgaaaactgtttttaagatgagaaaattaaaaaacttgtttagcaaattattttccaaatatatttaggaaacaaaaataaaaaatgtgtttgatatatatatatatatatattatattttacattataattattttcttagaacttcttttattaaaaattgttatattaatttatgatttatttttttattacttaacatttatgagaaaaaaaattatttataagacaataatattaatgaattttaatcAGTAAAATTTAACTCAATCAACAATACCAACATTGTTATGTTGAATTCATGATCACTATTTTATTGTGGAGTTATTAGTGGTACCTGTACTTTGGGAAaccttttatataatatatttataaaaagattcaaaatactctattttaacatttttacatcaaatttttttactttaaaactTATATATTCACAACTCCATTGaatctttataatattttgtaatttttattaactttgtattattattaaggctaaattacattcgtggtcccttaacttaatttcaggtaacgttttggtcctttaacttttttttcttcccatttcagtattttatcttttgaaataatttcaattttacacTTTAAGTGAGATTCCGTTAAGGCAACGTTAACAAATTCCCTCATCCgttttctttttagttttttctcTTTGATATTTCTAAATCTCTTGTTTGGTATTCTCATCTCCACTGATTTCCCTCttctcattttcgtcttcttcctgtttttattttctctgaTCTCCGTGAAATGCTATCGTCTTCGCGTTTTCTTCCTGAATTTCCGTGAAatcataaattaatttcaacGATAACTATAAGGAATCGAAGAACACACCATTGGAGTCAAGCTTCAAGAAATCGTAATCGCACATTGAGAGGAAAAGGTAACGTGTTTATGGATTCTGATGTTTAAtgatctattttattttagggtttaggtttaaggtttagttGGGTTCTTATGGTATTTATTAGTTGCATGTGtttgattttgaatgattttatttttacatgtgTTGATTATTTTGGGTCAAGGGTTTGTGGTCCACACATACATATTACTTCCTGTTTTTCTAAGATTATGGGATCAGATCTGTGGTCCCTAccatttgattataattttctattaatgggttttttttatgtgttttcaaTGTAAAAAAAGCAGAATGGATGTCTTTTTCGTCGATGTTCACCATGGAGGGTATTTTTTGGATGACACAATGGAAGTGTACCAAGGTAAAGTTTCTAATTGGAAATGTGATGCTGACAGGTGGAGTTACTTTGAgatttttgatattattaaacaAATGAGGTATCCTGAAGTTATTAGTATATGGTATGAGGCGTATGGTGAGAAAAAGTTTTTGGAAAATGACATTGGGGCAATGGAAATGGTAAATTTTGCCAAGGCTAATGGGAAAGTGAATTTGTATCTTATTCATCCAATATCNNNNNNNNNNNNNNNNNNNNNNNNNNNNNNNNNNNNNNNNNNNNNNNNNNNNNNNNNNNNNNNNNNNNNNNNNNNNNNNNNNNNNNNNNNNNNNNNNNNNNNNNNNNNNNNNNNNNNNNNNNNNNNNNNNNNNNNNNNNNNNNNNNNNNNNNNNNNNNNNNNNNNNNNNNNNNNNNNNNNNNNNNNTGAAGATGAAGAGGCCAATATGCAAAGTGAGAAGGAATTATTTGATGAAGAGTATTTTACAGAGGAATTGGAGAGTGATGATTTACAAGAAACTGATAAGTATCCTTTATTTGTCATGCCAAAAAAAATGGAAGATTATAAGTGGGTTTTAGGAACCCTTTTCACTGGTAAAGAAGAATTTAAGGAGGCTATGACAACATATGCCATTCATAATGGGAGGGATTTgaagtttataaaaaatgacaaactaAGAGTGAGAGTTAAATGCAAGAAAGGTTGTGAGTGGTTTGCCTATTGTGCAAAGTTACCTGATGAAGATACATGGCAACTTAGGAAACTAGTTGACACACATTCATGTAATAGAGAGTATAAGGTCAAATTTATGAGATCAAGTTGGCTCGGGAAAATATTGTactcaacagttaaagagaacCCGAACATAAAAATTACAGATATTTCTAACAAGGTTCATCAAAAGTGGAATGCTGGAGTAAGTAAGATGAAGGCATTCAGGGCACGTAGGGTTGCAATTGATATGGTTGATGGATCATTCAGAGAGCAATATATAAGATTGTATGATTATTGTCACGAGttattaagatcaaatccaaatAGTACAGTTAAGTTAGAAGTCCAAGCTACAAATTCAGAGGTAACTGACTATGTGGACAGACCACTTTTACCTAGTTTTCAACGCCTATATATGTGTCTTAATGGATGTAAAGAGAGTTTCCTGATTTGTAGACCAATAATTGGTCTCGATGGTTGTTTCCTTAAAGGGTATTATGGGGGTATGATTCTGGCTGCTGTAGGTAGAGATCCAAATGACCAAATGCTTCCAATTGCCCTGGCTGTAGTTGAAGGTGAGACAAGAGATTCATGGACTTGGTTccttaaattattaattgatgACTTGGGTAGACAACAAGCATGCAAGTCCTACACCTTCATATCTGATCAGCAAAAGGTACGCATTAAAGTTCTGTTTTGGTAATTCTCTTAGATTGGTAATTCTGTTTTGGTAATTCTGTTAGATTGGTagattgaaaattttgttttggtaATTCTGTTAGattgataattttgttttggTAATTCTGTTAGATTGGTAATTCTGTTTTGgtaattttgtttagattggAAATACATATCCTAATCACCTTGTGCATGACTGCAAGTGTTTTTGCATTGCATTGAATTAGATCgatcataaaaataagaatgCAGGCTGCATAAAAATAAGAATGCATTGCATTAACCCCCAAATCCGATGAcagaaaaaatacatataagATTTATATCGAATTTTAttccttaaataaaattatatttaattttgtttgtgcCACAAGTTCTAATACAAGAAAGCTGCAGGCTGCATACTTTTAGCATCAAATAGAAAGTTGCAGGATGCATATTTTTTAGCATCAAATAGAAAGTTGCAGGCTGCATAtttttagaatcaaatatagGATGAGGGTGACTTGTGTGTAGGCTTAGGAGTTCGGTAATTCTGTTTTGCAGTCTTCTTCATCaaatatctataaataattCATCTTTTCTGACTTTGGATATGTATTTCCCTTTGTTAATGCAGAATTTACTGTATTAAAAAACCTTTAGAGCACACATTAAAGTccatattcattattttttgttgtttatgtAAGGGACTATTGCCTGCAATGGATGAGTTGCTTCCTGAGGTGGAACAAAGATTTTGTGTAAGACACCTCTATAACAACTTCAGAAAAATTCACCCAGGGAAGAAGCTTAAGGAATTGATGTGGAAGGCAGCCAAGTCAACATATCATCAAGCATGGGAAAGAGAAATGAAAAAGTTGAGGAAAGTTAACGAAGAGACCTACAAATATTTAGTGAAGATTCCTCCAAGGTTTTGGTCAAAGTCAAGATTTAGTTTCAATTCTAAATGTGATGTGCTTGTTAATAATATGCCAGAGACATTCAATAGTGTCATCATTGGACCTAGAGGGAAACCCATAGTGACAATGTTTGAAGACATCAAATTGTACTTAATGGAAAGGTGGGCTAGAAATAGAACTACATTAGAAAGGTACACTTGTTCTGTTCTGCCTCAAATCAAGAAAAAGTTAGCAAAGGAACAAGAATTATCAAGAATGTGGTTGTGTAGgtaatgttgttttttatgctttggttttgttttgttttttaattctaTGGTTCTGAAATCTACCTGAAATCGATTTTGAAACATGTTTATTATGCTATGATTTTGAAACATGTTTATTATTCTGAAATTTGTCTGAATTCTGAAACCTGTTATTCTGAAATCTGCCTGAATTCTGAATTATGATTTCTGCCTGATTTTCCATGATTCTGATCCTGATTCTGATCTTGTTTATGCTATGATTCTGATCCTGATTTTGCCTGATTCTGGTCCTGTTTATGCTATGATTTTGATCCTGATTTTGCCTGATTCTGTTCATTTCTGTTATGATTCTGTTCATTTGTGTTCTGTTATTCTGAATTGTGATCCTGATTTCTGACTGAATTCTATAATTCTGATCCTGTTATTCTGAATTTTGCCTGAATTCTGAATTATGATTTCTGATTCTGATCATTTGCCTGATTCTGTTCATCTCTGAAATCTGTTTCTGTTCTGATTCTGATTCTGTTATGAAATCATGTGTTAATTGTTCTTATTCTTATTGAACAAGGTATGTTggtgaaaatatatttggagTTAGTAACATCAACCACACAGGAGACAAGTTTGTGGTATCACTGGAAAATAGAGAATGTTCATGTAGGAAGTGGATGCTCACTGGAATTCCCTGCTGCCATGCAGTTTGTTGTTGCAACTTCCTCAAAAAAGATCCAGAAGACTTGATTCCAACATATTATAGGCGAGAGACATATGTGGCATGTTACCGACCTGTTATTTACCCAACAAATGGACAAAATATATGGGCTCAAACTCCATATCCTGATGTCTTACCGCCACCATCAAGAAGGCTTCCAGGAAGGCCCAAAAGGTCAAGGAACAAATATGGCGATGAAAAAAATAAGGACTCGACAATGATTAGTAGGAAAGGGATGTCAAGTAAGTGCAGCAACTGTAAACAATCTGGATAACAAGGCATCATGTCCAAGCCAAACCCAAGAAAACCAGTCTCAAACTGAAGTTGGTCAAGCCCAAACTGAAGTTGTCCAAGCCCAAACTGAAGTTGTCCAAGCCCAAACTGAAGCTGTTCAAACCCAAATTCAAGCTTCCCGGACCCAAGCCCAAGCCCAATCACAACCTATCAAAACCAGAGGAAGACCCAAGAAAAACCAACCCACACAACCTGTCAAACGCAGATGAAGACCCAACAAACTAGAATCTGCACAAGGTCTGTCCTAGCAAGCTCAGTCCCAGTCCCAACCTGCACAAGCTCAGTCCCAACCTGCACAAGCTCAGTCCCAGCCTGCACAAGCTTCGTCCCAGCCTGCAAAAGCTCAAGCTCATTCAAGCACTTTTAGACCAAAGTTCAAAACATAGAAATTGTAATATTAGGATTTGTCTCTTTTTGCTAgtttataatcaatttatgatcactttttgttagtttattttagtttatgatCAGTTTATGAACAATT
It includes:
- the LOC101498519 gene encoding uncharacterized protein is translated as MDVFFVDVHHGGYFLDDTMEVYQGKVSNWKCDADRWSYFEIFDIIKQMRYPEVISIWYEAYDEEANMQSEKELFDEEYFTEELESDDLQETDKYPLFVMPKKMEDYKWVLGTLFTGKEEFKEAMTTYAIHNGRDLKFIKNDKLRVRVKCKKGCEWFAYCAKLPDEDTWQLRKLVDTHSCNREYKVKFMRSSWLGKILYSTVKENPNIKITDISNKVHQKWNAGVSKMKAFRARRVAIDMVDGSFREQYIRLYDYCHELLRSNPNSTVKLEVQATNSEVTDYVDRPLLPSFQRLYMCLNGCKESFLICRPIIGLDGCFLKGYYGGMILAAVGRDPNDQMLPIALAVVEGETRDSWTWFLKLLIDDLGRQQACKSYTFISDQQKIGNSVLGLLPAMDELLPEVEQRFCVRHLYNNFRKIHPGKKLKELMWKAAKSTYHQAWEREMKKLRKVNEETYKYLVKIPPRFWSKSRFSFNSKCDVLVNNMPETFNSVIIGPRGKPIVTMFEDIKLYLMERWARNRTTLERYTCSVLPQIKKKLAKEQELSRMWLCMLVKIYLELVTSTTQETSLWYHWKIENVHVGSGCSLEFPAAMQFVVATSSKKIQKT